In Rhea pennata isolate bPtePen1 chromosome 13, bPtePen1.pri, whole genome shotgun sequence, the following proteins share a genomic window:
- the LOC134146315 gene encoding uncharacterized protein LOC134146315, whose product MAALGVEERSKPERLGAAAAARQASEPRFVYENKNMSSSKVYVLQPWIANLLLNYEQLDINENLLAGQVLRVLSDPSAPDQAGELRDAVLQISDGSYHIRVVITSEALQAEENSHMQFRLSSLICRIIVLQKYTVCFREEARLEDCEFFLTAQRFIVLPMERQRLESSDGNREPSVLRKIKELWLRSLSLKSDPSSEPSISQLIDAIGQNQLEVLKQNAEECLDLQMPKELPAAEKVELLVTQWEAERKKQPSEDVFMVPANILVIPPEEEEVCDASKADACEMTPGKSSDDRMVPGDQSAISQVSPVESTALSQSSEASLDNPWDRLPPMSLTLASPEEKSFQCGSPHAPKVQLDMAADSNTPDFLESSSQDSPQSLLQDSPVETSSPSLLQSYSNISAVEAGMSQATSAAEAACRAPSAAQDPQVSRCFQANQLSLSPTFPVLPSSRLASLTEGTPHREQADSSDTTFPPDVTKVGLAHARTQGDAPCSSRKSVGAKRKLLVGDSQALPDLRRSLRGLQHKQRSSGVPQGSETDSSRKLEFVSARGAKKSRREATRLQHGGEPPEEENEQASSPSGLDSRLEQRGALQPYVKEKPVQYRYEAPSPELCEQIRSVRISKAMLKWACWILTDREVES is encoded by the exons cccgtcAGGCTTCGGAGCCTAG GTTTGTGTACGAAAACAAGAACATGTCTTCTTCTAAAGTCTATGTCTTGCAGCCTTGGATTGCAAATCTCTTGTTGAATTATGAGCAGCTGGATATCAATGAGAATCTCCTGGCAGGGCAGGTCCTGCGG GTTTTGAGTGACCCAAGTGCTCCAGACCAAGCTGGAGAGCTCCGTGATGCTGTCCTGCAGATCTCAGATGGGTCCTACCACATCCGTGTGGTTATTACATCAGAAGCTCTGCAGGCTGAAGAAAA TTCCCACATGCAGTTCAGGCTTTCCAGCCTTATTTGCAGAATTATCGTCTTGCAGAAGTACACGGTGTGTTTCCGCGAGGAGGCCAGACTG GAGGACTGCGAGTTTTTTCTCACTGCCCAGCGGTTCATTGTGCTGCCCATGGAAAGGCAGAGGTTGGAGTCGTCAGATGG GAACCGGGAGCCGTCAGTGCTACGGAAGATAAAGGAGCTGTGGCT GAGGAGTCTCTCTCTGAAGAGCGACCCCAGCTCAG AGCCATCCATCTCTCAGCTGATTGATGCAATAGGGCAGAACCAGCTTGAGGTTTTGAAGCAAAATGCTGAGGAATGCTTGGATTTACAGATGCCCAaagagctgcctgcagcagagaagGTTGAACTTCTTGTGACACAGTGGGAGGCAGAGCGCAAGAAACAG CCAAGTGAGGATGTCTTCATGGTGCCAGCCAACATCTTGGTGATCCCTCCTGAAGAGGAGGAAGTTTGTGATGCCTCCAAGGCAG ATGCATGTGAAATGACTCCAGGGAAGAGCAGTGATGACCGAATGGTGCCAGGTGACCAAAGTGCCATATCCCAAGTCAGCC CTGTGGAGTCAACAGCATTGtcacagagctcagaggctTCTCTGGACAACCCCTGGGACAGGCTTCCTCCAATGTCCTTGACACTGGCTTCTCCAGAAG AGAAATCCTTTCAGTGTGGTTCTCCACATGCGCCAAAGGTGCAACTGGACATGGCTGCTGACAGCAACACTCCTGACTTTCTGGAATCATCTAGCCAGGACTCTCCCCAGAGCTTGTTGCAGGATTCCCCAGTGGAGACTTCATCCCCCTCACTGCTCCAGTCATACAGCAATATCAGTGCTGTGGAGGCTGGCATGTCTCAGGCAACATCAGCTGCGGAGGCAGCCTGCAGAGCTCCCTCTGCTGCTCAAGACCCGCAAGTATCAAGGTGCTTCCAGGCCAACCAGTTGTCTCTCTCTCCAACTTTTCCTGTCCTGCCCAGTAGCCGCTTGGCATCCCTAACTGAAGGGACACCTCACAGAGAGCAGGCAGACTCCAGTGACACAACTTTCCCTCCGGATGTGACAAAGGTTGGCCTGGCTCATGCTAGGACTCAGGGGGATGCcccatgcagcagcagaaagtctGTGGGTGCCAAGAGGAAGCTGTTGGTAGGAGACAGCCAAGCACTGCCTGACCTCCGTAGGTCCCTCCGGGGACTGCAGCACAAGCAGCGTTCaagtggcgtcccccagggcaGTGAGACAGACTCTAGCAGGAAGCTGGAGTTTGTGAGCGCCCGGGGagcaaagaagagcagaagagaggcGACCAGGCTGCAGCATGGAGGGGAACCCCCTGAGGAGGAGAATGAGCAGGCATCCTCACCGAGTGGTCTGGACTCCAGGCTAGAGCAGCGAGGAGCTCTGCAGCCG TATGTGAAGGAGAAGCCGGTCCAGTACAGATATGAGGCCCCATCACCTGAGCTCTGCGAGCAAATAAGATCCGTAAG gATCTCAAAAGCAATGCTGAAGTGGGCCTGCTGGATCCTTACAGACAGGGAGGTGGAGTCCTGA